The following proteins come from a genomic window of Pleuronectes platessa chromosome 2, fPlePla1.1, whole genome shotgun sequence:
- the LOC128456730 gene encoding sodium- and chloride-dependent GABA transporter 2 isoform X4: MLAVAGTLVGLGNLWRFPYLCYKNGGGAFLVPYVLFLLTCGIPMFLLETAMGQYTSQGCITCWRHFCPLFEGIGYATQVVIAYAAVSYIVIQAWAFFYLFSSFSAEIPWASCRNTWNTESCVEFDKTNVSSNWTANATTPATEFWERRVLGISQGIEEVGSLRWELALCLLLAWILCYFCVWKGVRSTGKVVYFTATFPYVMLVVLLARGLTLPGAIDGIAFYLYPDPTRLVDPQVWMDAGAQVLFSFGICQGSLTALGSYNQFNNNCYKDTFVLCLVNGLSSFVAGFAIFSVLGFMSHEQGVPISEVAASGPGLAFIAYPRAVAMMPFPQLWSICFFVMVILLGADTQFVSLECLMTSVTDMFPTVFRRAYRRELLLLCLCTVCFFLGLLLVTEGGLYFLQLFDHYVCSGNNLLLLSVCQSIAIGWIYGADRLYDNIEDMIGYRPWPLMKYCWLYVTPGVCLGTFIFSLVKYKPLKFNKTYTYPTWAYALGWCLGLFCVLLIPLWIIFKLTQMKGTISQNLMQLCRPENKKQNTENQPEQCPLNPDNTPTPAATEYKGSGGSEMEMQV, encoded by the exons ATGCTGGCGGTGGCAGGGACCCTGGTCGGACTGGGAAACCTCTGGAGGTTCCCCTATCTGTGCTACAAGAACGGAGGAG GTGCATTTCTTGTTCCATATGTCTTGTTTCTGCTCACCTGTGGTATCCCTATGTTCCTCCTGGAGACGGCCATGGGACAGTACACGTCTCAGGGCTGCATCACCTGCTGGAGGCACTTCTGCCCCTTGTTTGAAG GGATCGGGTACGCTACCCAGGTGGTGATTGCATACGCTGCCGTGTCGTACATCGTCATCCAGGCGTGGGCCTTTTTCTACCTCTTCTCATCTTTCAGTGCCGAAATTCCATGGGCCAGCTGCAGAAACACCTGGAACACAG agtCTTGTGTtgaatttgataaaacaaatgtttcctcCAACTGGACAGCAAACGCAACAACACCTGCAACCGAATTCTGGGA gagACGAGTACTGGGTATATCTCAAGGGATTGAGGAGGTTGGGAGCCTGAGGTGGGAGTTGGCCCTGTGTCTCCTGCTGGCGTGGATCCTGTGCTACTTCTGTGTGTGGAAAGGAGTGAGATCCACTGGAAAG GTAGTTTACTTTACAGCCACTTTCCCATACGTGATGTTGGTGGTTCTGTTGGCTCGAGGACTCACTTTACCAGGAGCCATAGATGGCATAGCTTTCTACCTGTATCCTGACCCTACAAGGTTGGTGGACCCTCAA GTTTGGATGGATGCAGGTGCACAAGTTCTCTTCTCTTTTGGCATATGTCAGGGGAGTTTGACCGCTCTGGGTAGTTACAACCAGTTTAACAATAATTGTTACAA AGATACATTTGTTCTCTGTCTGGTGAACGGCCTGTCCAGTTTTGTGGCAGGTTTTGCAATCTTTTCCGTTTTGGGATTCATGTCGCATGAACAAGGAGTGCCCATATCTGAAGTCGCTGCCTCTG GACCTGGGTTGGCATTTATTGCTTATCCACGTGCAGTAGCCATGATGCCTTTTCCTCAGTTATGGTCTATATGCTTCTTTGTCATGGTCATCTTGTTGGGAGCAGATACACAG TTTGTGAGTCTGGAGTGCCTGATGACATCAGTGACGGACATGTTTCCCACAGTGTTTCGAAGAGCTTATCGTCGGGAGTTgctgctcctgtgtctctgCACTGTGTGCTTCtttctcggcctcctcctcgtGACAGAG GGGGGCTTGTATTTCCTTCAACTCTTCGACCATTATGTTTGCAGTGGCAAcaatcttctcctcctgtcagTGTGTCAGTCGATAGCGATTGGATGGATATACG GTGCAGACCGTCTCTATGACAACATTGAAGACATGATTGGTTATCGTCCATGGCCACTGATGAAGTATTGCTGGCTCTACGTTACCCCTGGTGTTTGTCTG GGCACCTTCATCTTTTCATTGGTGAAGTACAAACCTCTCAAGTTCAACAAGACCTACACCTACCCGACCTGGGCCTACGCCCTTGGCTGGTGTCTTGGACTTTTCTGCGTTCTCCTGATTCCACTGTGGATCATCTTCAAACTTACTCAGATGAAAGGAACAATATCTCAG AACCTCATGCAGCTTTGCCGTCCTGAAAACAAGaagcaaaacacagagaaccagccTGAGCAATGCCCTCTGAACCCAGACAACACGCCGACTCCTGCTGCCACCGAGTACAAGGGCAGTGGTGGATCTGAGATGGAGATGCAAGTGTGA
- the LOC128456730 gene encoding sodium- and chloride-dependent GABA transporter 2 isoform X2 codes for MEGDFLKGNSLEVPAPDNRLAKKNQLLDRGQWANKLEFMLAVAGTLVGLGNLWRFPYLCYKNGGGAFLVPYVLFLLTCGIPMFLLETAMGQYTSQGCITCWRHFCPLFEGIGYATQVVIAYAAVSYIVIQAWAFFYLFSSFSAEIPWASCRNTWNTESCVEFDKTNVSSNWTANATTPATEFWERRVLGISQGIEEVGSLRWELALCLLLAWILCYFCVWKGVRSTGKVVYFTATFPYVMLVVLLARGLTLPGAIDGIAFYLYPDPTRLVDPQVWMDAGAQVLFSFGICQGSLTALGSYNQFNNNCYKDTFVLCLVNGLSSFVAGFAIFSVLGFMSHEQGVPISEVAASGPGLAFIAYPRAVAMMPFPQLWSICFFVMVILLGADTQFVSLECLMTSVTDMFPTVFRRAYRRELLLLCLCTVCFFLGLLLVTEGGLYFLQLFDHYVCSGNNLLLLSVCQSIAIGWIYGADRLYDNIEDMIGYRPWPLMKYCWLYVTPGVCLGTFIFSLVKYKPLKFNKTYTYPTWAYALGWCLGLFCVLLIPLWIIFKLTQMKGTISQNLMQLCRPENKKQNTENQPEQCPLNPDNTPTPAATEYKGSGGSEMEMQV; via the exons ATGGAGGG GGATTTTCTCAAAGGAAATAGCCTGGAGGTGCCCGCTCCAGATAACAGGCTGGCGAAGAAGAATCAGCTGCTGGACCGCGGCCAATGGGCGAACAAGTTGGAGTTCATGCTGGCGGTGGCAGGGACCCTGGTCGGACTGGGAAACCTCTGGAGGTTCCCCTATCTGTGCTACAAGAACGGAGGAG GTGCATTTCTTGTTCCATATGTCTTGTTTCTGCTCACCTGTGGTATCCCTATGTTCCTCCTGGAGACGGCCATGGGACAGTACACGTCTCAGGGCTGCATCACCTGCTGGAGGCACTTCTGCCCCTTGTTTGAAG GGATCGGGTACGCTACCCAGGTGGTGATTGCATACGCTGCCGTGTCGTACATCGTCATCCAGGCGTGGGCCTTTTTCTACCTCTTCTCATCTTTCAGTGCCGAAATTCCATGGGCCAGCTGCAGAAACACCTGGAACACAG agtCTTGTGTtgaatttgataaaacaaatgtttcctcCAACTGGACAGCAAACGCAACAACACCTGCAACCGAATTCTGGGA gagACGAGTACTGGGTATATCTCAAGGGATTGAGGAGGTTGGGAGCCTGAGGTGGGAGTTGGCCCTGTGTCTCCTGCTGGCGTGGATCCTGTGCTACTTCTGTGTGTGGAAAGGAGTGAGATCCACTGGAAAG GTAGTTTACTTTACAGCCACTTTCCCATACGTGATGTTGGTGGTTCTGTTGGCTCGAGGACTCACTTTACCAGGAGCCATAGATGGCATAGCTTTCTACCTGTATCCTGACCCTACAAGGTTGGTGGACCCTCAA GTTTGGATGGATGCAGGTGCACAAGTTCTCTTCTCTTTTGGCATATGTCAGGGGAGTTTGACCGCTCTGGGTAGTTACAACCAGTTTAACAATAATTGTTACAA AGATACATTTGTTCTCTGTCTGGTGAACGGCCTGTCCAGTTTTGTGGCAGGTTTTGCAATCTTTTCCGTTTTGGGATTCATGTCGCATGAACAAGGAGTGCCCATATCTGAAGTCGCTGCCTCTG GACCTGGGTTGGCATTTATTGCTTATCCACGTGCAGTAGCCATGATGCCTTTTCCTCAGTTATGGTCTATATGCTTCTTTGTCATGGTCATCTTGTTGGGAGCAGATACACAG TTTGTGAGTCTGGAGTGCCTGATGACATCAGTGACGGACATGTTTCCCACAGTGTTTCGAAGAGCTTATCGTCGGGAGTTgctgctcctgtgtctctgCACTGTGTGCTTCtttctcggcctcctcctcgtGACAGAG GGGGGCTTGTATTTCCTTCAACTCTTCGACCATTATGTTTGCAGTGGCAAcaatcttctcctcctgtcagTGTGTCAGTCGATAGCGATTGGATGGATATACG GTGCAGACCGTCTCTATGACAACATTGAAGACATGATTGGTTATCGTCCATGGCCACTGATGAAGTATTGCTGGCTCTACGTTACCCCTGGTGTTTGTCTG GGCACCTTCATCTTTTCATTGGTGAAGTACAAACCTCTCAAGTTCAACAAGACCTACACCTACCCGACCTGGGCCTACGCCCTTGGCTGGTGTCTTGGACTTTTCTGCGTTCTCCTGATTCCACTGTGGATCATCTTCAAACTTACTCAGATGAAAGGAACAATATCTCAG AACCTCATGCAGCTTTGCCGTCCTGAAAACAAGaagcaaaacacagagaaccagccTGAGCAATGCCCTCTGAACCCAGACAACACGCCGACTCCTGCTGCCACCGAGTACAAGGGCAGTGGTGGATCTGAGATGGAGATGCAAGTGTGA
- the LOC128456730 gene encoding sodium- and chloride-dependent GABA transporter 2 isoform X1 — protein MNVPLCLNMSRDFLKGNSLEVPAPDNRLAKKNQLLDRGQWANKLEFMLAVAGTLVGLGNLWRFPYLCYKNGGGAFLVPYVLFLLTCGIPMFLLETAMGQYTSQGCITCWRHFCPLFEGIGYATQVVIAYAAVSYIVIQAWAFFYLFSSFSAEIPWASCRNTWNTESCVEFDKTNVSSNWTANATTPATEFWERRVLGISQGIEEVGSLRWELALCLLLAWILCYFCVWKGVRSTGKVVYFTATFPYVMLVVLLARGLTLPGAIDGIAFYLYPDPTRLVDPQVWMDAGAQVLFSFGICQGSLTALGSYNQFNNNCYKDTFVLCLVNGLSSFVAGFAIFSVLGFMSHEQGVPISEVAASGPGLAFIAYPRAVAMMPFPQLWSICFFVMVILLGADTQFVSLECLMTSVTDMFPTVFRRAYRRELLLLCLCTVCFFLGLLLVTEGGLYFLQLFDHYVCSGNNLLLLSVCQSIAIGWIYGADRLYDNIEDMIGYRPWPLMKYCWLYVTPGVCLGTFIFSLVKYKPLKFNKTYTYPTWAYALGWCLGLFCVLLIPLWIIFKLTQMKGTISQNLMQLCRPENKKQNTENQPEQCPLNPDNTPTPAATEYKGSGGSEMEMQV, from the exons ATGAATGTGCCTCTGTGTCTGAATATGTCCAGGGATTTTCTCAAAGGAAATAGCCTGGAGGTGCCCGCTCCAGATAACAGGCTGGCGAAGAAGAATCAGCTGCTGGACCGCGGCCAATGGGCGAACAAGTTGGAGTTCATGCTGGCGGTGGCAGGGACCCTGGTCGGACTGGGAAACCTCTGGAGGTTCCCCTATCTGTGCTACAAGAACGGAGGAG GTGCATTTCTTGTTCCATATGTCTTGTTTCTGCTCACCTGTGGTATCCCTATGTTCCTCCTGGAGACGGCCATGGGACAGTACACGTCTCAGGGCTGCATCACCTGCTGGAGGCACTTCTGCCCCTTGTTTGAAG GGATCGGGTACGCTACCCAGGTGGTGATTGCATACGCTGCCGTGTCGTACATCGTCATCCAGGCGTGGGCCTTTTTCTACCTCTTCTCATCTTTCAGTGCCGAAATTCCATGGGCCAGCTGCAGAAACACCTGGAACACAG agtCTTGTGTtgaatttgataaaacaaatgtttcctcCAACTGGACAGCAAACGCAACAACACCTGCAACCGAATTCTGGGA gagACGAGTACTGGGTATATCTCAAGGGATTGAGGAGGTTGGGAGCCTGAGGTGGGAGTTGGCCCTGTGTCTCCTGCTGGCGTGGATCCTGTGCTACTTCTGTGTGTGGAAAGGAGTGAGATCCACTGGAAAG GTAGTTTACTTTACAGCCACTTTCCCATACGTGATGTTGGTGGTTCTGTTGGCTCGAGGACTCACTTTACCAGGAGCCATAGATGGCATAGCTTTCTACCTGTATCCTGACCCTACAAGGTTGGTGGACCCTCAA GTTTGGATGGATGCAGGTGCACAAGTTCTCTTCTCTTTTGGCATATGTCAGGGGAGTTTGACCGCTCTGGGTAGTTACAACCAGTTTAACAATAATTGTTACAA AGATACATTTGTTCTCTGTCTGGTGAACGGCCTGTCCAGTTTTGTGGCAGGTTTTGCAATCTTTTCCGTTTTGGGATTCATGTCGCATGAACAAGGAGTGCCCATATCTGAAGTCGCTGCCTCTG GACCTGGGTTGGCATTTATTGCTTATCCACGTGCAGTAGCCATGATGCCTTTTCCTCAGTTATGGTCTATATGCTTCTTTGTCATGGTCATCTTGTTGGGAGCAGATACACAG TTTGTGAGTCTGGAGTGCCTGATGACATCAGTGACGGACATGTTTCCCACAGTGTTTCGAAGAGCTTATCGTCGGGAGTTgctgctcctgtgtctctgCACTGTGTGCTTCtttctcggcctcctcctcgtGACAGAG GGGGGCTTGTATTTCCTTCAACTCTTCGACCATTATGTTTGCAGTGGCAAcaatcttctcctcctgtcagTGTGTCAGTCGATAGCGATTGGATGGATATACG GTGCAGACCGTCTCTATGACAACATTGAAGACATGATTGGTTATCGTCCATGGCCACTGATGAAGTATTGCTGGCTCTACGTTACCCCTGGTGTTTGTCTG GGCACCTTCATCTTTTCATTGGTGAAGTACAAACCTCTCAAGTTCAACAAGACCTACACCTACCCGACCTGGGCCTACGCCCTTGGCTGGTGTCTTGGACTTTTCTGCGTTCTCCTGATTCCACTGTGGATCATCTTCAAACTTACTCAGATGAAAGGAACAATATCTCAG AACCTCATGCAGCTTTGCCGTCCTGAAAACAAGaagcaaaacacagagaaccagccTGAGCAATGCCCTCTGAACCCAGACAACACGCCGACTCCTGCTGCCACCGAGTACAAGGGCAGTGGTGGATCTGAGATGGAGATGCAAGTGTGA
- the LOC128456730 gene encoding sodium- and chloride-dependent GABA transporter 2 isoform X3 — MNVPLCLNMSRDFLKGNSLEVPAPDNRLAKKNQLLDRGQWANKLEFMLAVAGTLVGLGNLWRFPYLCYKNGGGAFLVPYVLFLLTCGIPMFLLETAMGQYTSQGCITCWRHFCPLFEGIGYATQVVIAYAAVSYIVIQAWAFFYLFSSFSAEIPWASCRNTWNTESCVEFDKTNVSSNWTANATTPATEFWERRVLGISQGIEEVGSLRWELALCLLLAWILCYFCVWKGVRSTGKVVYFTATFPYVMLVVLLARGLTLPGAIDGIAFYLYPDPTRLVDPQVWMDAGAQVLFSFGICQGSLTALGSYNQFNNNCYKDTFVLCLVNGLSSFVAGFAIFSVLGFMSHEQGVPISEVAASGPGLAFIAYPRAVAMMPFPQLWSICFFVMVILLGADTQFVSLECLMTSVTDMFPTVFRRAYRRELLLLCLCTVCFFLGLLLVTEGGLYFLQLFDHYVCSGNNLLLLSVCQSIAIGWIYGADRLYDNIEDMIGYRPWPLMKYCWLYVTPGVCLNPLLAQEPSCNGLHVFRLSFLRPSLRLCCEEPLVGRVPSKCSPVFPQVSHRHQVAWFEIVQLPVYGVW, encoded by the exons ATGAATGTGCCTCTGTGTCTGAATATGTCCAGGGATTTTCTCAAAGGAAATAGCCTGGAGGTGCCCGCTCCAGATAACAGGCTGGCGAAGAAGAATCAGCTGCTGGACCGCGGCCAATGGGCGAACAAGTTGGAGTTCATGCTGGCGGTGGCAGGGACCCTGGTCGGACTGGGAAACCTCTGGAGGTTCCCCTATCTGTGCTACAAGAACGGAGGAG GTGCATTTCTTGTTCCATATGTCTTGTTTCTGCTCACCTGTGGTATCCCTATGTTCCTCCTGGAGACGGCCATGGGACAGTACACGTCTCAGGGCTGCATCACCTGCTGGAGGCACTTCTGCCCCTTGTTTGAAG GGATCGGGTACGCTACCCAGGTGGTGATTGCATACGCTGCCGTGTCGTACATCGTCATCCAGGCGTGGGCCTTTTTCTACCTCTTCTCATCTTTCAGTGCCGAAATTCCATGGGCCAGCTGCAGAAACACCTGGAACACAG agtCTTGTGTtgaatttgataaaacaaatgtttcctcCAACTGGACAGCAAACGCAACAACACCTGCAACCGAATTCTGGGA gagACGAGTACTGGGTATATCTCAAGGGATTGAGGAGGTTGGGAGCCTGAGGTGGGAGTTGGCCCTGTGTCTCCTGCTGGCGTGGATCCTGTGCTACTTCTGTGTGTGGAAAGGAGTGAGATCCACTGGAAAG GTAGTTTACTTTACAGCCACTTTCCCATACGTGATGTTGGTGGTTCTGTTGGCTCGAGGACTCACTTTACCAGGAGCCATAGATGGCATAGCTTTCTACCTGTATCCTGACCCTACAAGGTTGGTGGACCCTCAA GTTTGGATGGATGCAGGTGCACAAGTTCTCTTCTCTTTTGGCATATGTCAGGGGAGTTTGACCGCTCTGGGTAGTTACAACCAGTTTAACAATAATTGTTACAA AGATACATTTGTTCTCTGTCTGGTGAACGGCCTGTCCAGTTTTGTGGCAGGTTTTGCAATCTTTTCCGTTTTGGGATTCATGTCGCATGAACAAGGAGTGCCCATATCTGAAGTCGCTGCCTCTG GACCTGGGTTGGCATTTATTGCTTATCCACGTGCAGTAGCCATGATGCCTTTTCCTCAGTTATGGTCTATATGCTTCTTTGTCATGGTCATCTTGTTGGGAGCAGATACACAG TTTGTGAGTCTGGAGTGCCTGATGACATCAGTGACGGACATGTTTCCCACAGTGTTTCGAAGAGCTTATCGTCGGGAGTTgctgctcctgtgtctctgCACTGTGTGCTTCtttctcggcctcctcctcgtGACAGAG GGGGGCTTGTATTTCCTTCAACTCTTCGACCATTATGTTTGCAGTGGCAAcaatcttctcctcctgtcagTGTGTCAGTCGATAGCGATTGGATGGATATACG GTGCAGACCGTCTCTATGACAACATTGAAGACATGATTGGTTATCGTCCATGGCCACTGATGAAGTATTGCTGGCTCTACGTTACCCCTGGTGTTTGTCTG AATCCTCTCCTGGCTCAGGAACCTTCCTGCAATGGCTTGCATGTATTCAGGTTGTCCTTTCTGCGACCTTCACTGCGTCTCTGTTGTGAGGAGCCCTTGGTAGGGCGCGTTCCATCGAAGTGCTCTCCAGTTTTTCCTCAAGTCTCTCACCGCCATCAGGTCGCCTGGTTTGAGATCGTGCAGCTTCCTGTCTATGGAGTTTGGTAG